The genomic DNA GACACCCCATTAAATCATGCAGCAGATTATTAATTTCATAATAAGAAACAAAAACTTTCTGTTGTTCTTATTGTTGTTCTCTTTTTCAATCTTATTTACCATTCAATCGCATTCCTATCACAAAAGTAAGTTTATTAATTCGGCTAACTTTCTAACCGGGGGCATCTACAATTCTGCAAATAATATTAGTGCGTATTTAAGTCTAAAGTCGCAAAACAAACTTTTATCAGAAGAAAACAAGCGTCTAAAATCACTTTTGTATAATTTAAAAAATGTTACAGAAGAGAACATACCGGACAGCCTTAAAAAGCCCTACTATTTTTCCAATGCTCAGGTTATTAAAAATAATTATTCTGCAACAGATAATGTGCTTCTAATTAATAAAGGTGCAAATGATAGCATAAAACAGGATTTTGGTGTTATTACAACTCAAGGAATTGTAGGTATTATTGATAAAACAAGCGGTAATTATGCTACCGTAATATCTATTTTAAACACAACCAGTTCAATAAGTGCGCAGCTTAAAAAAGATAACCACTTTGGAACTTTAGAATGGGATGCTAAAAACCCAGCATTTATTCAACTTACAGATATTCCAAAAATAGCTAATGTTATGGTTGGAGACACCATTGTGACTTCCGGGCGTTCTTCTATCTTTCCCAAAGACATAAATATAGGCATTGTCGAAAACTACAAACTTGATGCTGCCGAAAATTATTATGAGATTAATGTGAAACTTTTTAATGACATGACCAATCTGGAACATGTTTATATCATAGAGAATATTAATAAACCTGAGATCACAGATTTACTAAATGAATAATTTACTTTCTGTAAATAGCGTCCGTTTTATTGTATTAGTATTAATACAGGTTTTAATATTTAATAATATTAATTTCTGGGGATACATAAATCCTTATCCATACATTTTATTCATTGCTTTTTTTCCAGTAAAAAGCAACCGTGTTATGATAATCCTATCTGGTTTCTTATTAGGATTAATTGTTGATATGTTTTTGGACTCTGGGGGTATTCATGCAGCTGCTTGTGTATTTATCGCTTATGTAAGACCCGTTATATTGAAGTTTTCTTTTGGAACCATGTACGAACACCATAATATGAAATTTGGAGCCGTAGAATTTGGCTCTAAAATGACTTATATCACATTGCTTGTAGGTCTACATCATATTATTTTGTTTTCATTGGAAATATTTAGCCTGCCAAAAATAATTTTAGTACTTCAAAAAACGTTATTCTCAGGTATATTCACTATTTTATTAAGCACTATAATAACTATTATTTTTAGTAGAAAATCTAAATGAGACAGCTTTTACTTTTCGCTTCTATAATATTTGTTGGTCTTTTATTTCTATCCAGACTCTTTTACCTTCAAATATATACTTCAAATGAGTACGATTTATTTGATGATAATGCTATTAGAAAAGTATATGATTATCCAAAACGAGGGTTTATTTACGATAGAAACGGTAAACTTTTAGTCGCAAATCAACCTTCTTACGACGTTATGGTAATTCCTCGTGAAGTAGAACCATTAGACACGCTTGAGTTTTGTTCATTATTAAAAATTGATAAGGAGCAATTTATAAAAACATACAACAAAGCCAGACGTTATTCCCCTAGATTAGCATCCGTTTTTCTATCACATCTATCTAAAGAAGACTATGCTGCCTTGCAAGAAAAAATGCGAAAGTTTAAAGGGTTTTATATTCAAAAAAGATCGCTCAGACATTATCAAACAACTATTGGTGCTAATGTTTTAGGAGACATAGGAGAAGTCAACACCAGTGACCTTAAAAGGGATCTCTATTATAGAATGGGAGATTTAAAAGGAAAACAAGGTGTTGAGGCTTCTTATGAAAAAATACTCCGAGGTGTAAAAGGTATCAAGTTTATTCAAAAAGACAGATTTAATAGAAATATCGGCCCCTATAAAACAGGTAAGTTTGATACCATTCCAGAGCAAGGAAAAGACATTACCATTACTATAGATTCTAAACTGCAAGAGTATGGCGAACTACTTATGCAAAACAAACGTGGTGGTGTTATTGCTATTGAACCATCTTCAGGAGAAATATTAGCCATGGTCGCAGCACCAACATATGATCCTAATATCTTGGTTGGAAGAGAACGATCTAAAAATTTCACTAAACTTATTAGAGACTCTATAGCAAAACCATTATTTAATAGAAGTATCCAAGGGGTTTATGAGCCTGGTTCGCCTTTTAAATTAATGAATGCCTTAATTGGTTTACAAGAAGGGGTTATAACACCAAATGAAACAGTTACCTGTTATGCCGGCTATAAATATGGTAACCGTTTTATGAAATGTCACTGTTATATTGGTAAACGTAATAATATGGTTTCTGGCATACAAGAATCTTGTAATGCCTATTTTGCGACGACCTATAGAAAAATTTTAGACAAAGATGGTAATGCTTCTACTGGCATTGATACCTGGAGCAAACATGCTAAAAGCTTTGGATTAGGAAATTTTTTAAACAACGATTTATTTGTTGGGCAAAAGGGTAGAATTCCTAATAGAGCTTATTACAAACACGTATATCCTAAAACTTTTTATTCTACTTATACCATATCCAATGCTATTGGGCAAGGGGAGGTAGCCACAACGCCCATCCAATTAGCCAATATGGTGGCAGCCATAGCCAATAGAGGTTATTACTACACACCTCATATAATTAAGTCTATTGAGGACAAAACACTTCCCGAAAATTTTACAAAAGCGAAGTATACCACTGTTGATAAAGCACATTTTGAACCTGTAATTGAAGGTATGTTGCAAGTTTATAAGAAAGGAACTGCGGCGTCATTACAAGTAAAAGATATCGAAATTTGTGGTAAAACGGGTACTGTAGAAAATTTTGCTATTATAGATAGTTTAAAAACACAACTTACAGATCATTCTATTTTCGTTGCTTTTGCTCCTAAAAATGACCCTAAAATAGCGATTGCTGTTTTTGTTGAAAATGGTTATTGGGGAAGTCGTTTTGCTGGAAAAATAGCTAGTTTAATGATAGAAAAACATGTTAAAGGGGAGATTACCAGAAAAGACTTAGAGGAATGGATTTTAAGACATAGTTTGGAAGATGAATATGCGAAACCCTATTCTGGAGAACCTTTTAAAATAAATAAACAGACCAGATTACAGCTTGTTGACGATTCCGAATACAAACAACTTAAACGGCGATTAAGAAAAATACAAAACCCATAAATTAGATGGTTAGGGAAACTAACAAATATTTTAAATTTGACTGGACTACTATTATCCTTTTTTTCCTGCTAGTCGGGTTTGGTTGGTTAAATATATTATCAGCTTCTCACACAGGAGGCGATATTGATTATTTTGATTTATCTCATTCTTATGGAAAACAACTCGTATTTATTTTTTTAACATTCGTTTTAATAATCCTTTTGCTAGGTATTGATGCAAAGTTCTATGAACGCTTTTCCAGCATTATTTACTTAGTTTCCATGCTATCCCTTATCGGCCTTTTTATCTTCGGAAAAAATGTAAACGGTGCAACATCATGGTATGCTATTGGGGGGATGACCTTACAACCCAGTGAATTTGCAAAAACGGCAACTGCGCTTGCTGTAGCCAAACATATTAGTGATCTAAACACAAATATTAATAGCTTTAAAGACCAAATACAAACCTTTATAATTATCATCATACCTGCTATTTTAGTCTTATTACAGAATGACACAGGAAGTACGATTGTTTACGGAGCATTCTTTTTCGTATTGTATAGAGAAGGATTACCAAAATATTACCTCTCTATAGGTATATCGGTCATTATATTATCAGTCTTAGCATTGAAATTTGGGGCGTTAACTGCTTCAATAATTAGCTCAATTCTAATTTTAGGTTATCATTTTAAAAACAGGAAAAAGTTTTCGTTATTTCAGGCTTTATTCGCCTTACTTCTCTCCGTAGGGTTGTCTTTTGGAGTAAAATTCTTTTATCAAAATGTGATACCGCCTCATCAACAGGATAGAATAAGTCTATGGCTACGCCTGGAAAAAGATCCTGTTAAATTACAACAGATGAAAAAAACCTTTGCCTACAATCTAAACGAATCTGAAAAGGCAATTAGCTCAGGAGGTTTTACAGGGAAGGGGTTTATGGAAGGAACCAGAACAACTGGAAAGTTCGTACCAGAACAACACACTGATTATATTTTTAGCACCGTTGGGGAAGAATGGGGATTCTTAGGCTGCTCATTTGTAGTTGTTTTATTTGTTTTACTCTTGTTACGAATTCTACATTTAGCTGAATTACAAAAATCGCAATTTAGTCGAGTATATGGTTATGGTGTTGCTTCTATTATATTTATTCATTTCCTAATCAATATAGGCATGGTAATGGGGCTAATTCCTACCATAGGCATTCCTTTACCTCTATTTAGCTATGGTGGATCAGGACTTTGGGCATTTACAATTCTAATTTTTATATTTATTAAATTAGATTCTAATAGAATTAATGAATGGTAGTCGATAATCGACATTTAATTATTTCACTCTTATGAAAAAATTAATTCTTGAAATTTTTATTCTTTCATGTATTATGGGATGCTCTAGTACCAAAAACATGGAAGTGAATTCTTTTTCTTCTGATGAAATTAAACGTATTAATAGTGCTGATAGTTTAACCCCTATGCGGGTTTTTAAAATAAATAATAAAAAAGATTCTCTTTTACTAAGAACCAAAAGCAGCTACATAAAACCTGACCCAAACAATAAAGCATTACAACTTTTTATAAAAAGACTACATACCACAGTTATAGATAGTATGTCTATGGGCGTTGGTATTGCAGCTCCTCAAGTTGGTATTTTAAAAAATATTATTTGGGTACAACGTTTTGACAAAGAAAATTTTCCTTTTGAAGTATATCTAAATCCAAAGATTATTAAATACTCTGAAGACAAACAAACGGTTAAAGAAGGTTGTTTATCAATTCCTAACCGTACAGAAACATTAAATAGTAGAGCCCAATCAATAACTATTGAATACGATACTATGAAAGAAGAACATAAAACCGAAACCATTAAAAGTTTTACATCAGTTATTTTTCAGCACGAAATAGATCATTTAAGTGGTATCTTGTATTTAGATCATCTCGATAAAGAAATCCGTGATGCTAAAAAACCCAAAACAAACTAAAGATTATTTCTTCGATTTTTATCCACTAAAACGTAAATAACGAGAATCTTGGATAAGAAAATTTATCAAACTTTAAGACTTATTCAACTCTAACTTTTCAGCAAAATAATCGCAAAAATCCTTCATGGTAGCGGTCATTTTTTCATCTTGAGTCGCTCTATTAAACGTATCACTCATAGCAACTAATGTTTGATGAAAAAACACTTTCATTTCATCTACAGGCATATCTTTTGTCCATAAATCAATTCGGAGCGTTTCCTGTACTTTAGAATCCCAAACAGCAAGCATCATGGCTTTTGCTTCTTCATTTGTTATGCCTCCATCTTGTGCAGTCCAATATAATTTTTCGGGTACTCTGTTAGCATCAAGCTCTACATTCAATTCTATTTTAGAAGTCATTTTTTCAGACATTATTTGCGTGGTTTAAATTTTGAATTATTAAAAATATCTTCAGGACTAGTAATTAGCATATCTTTTAACGATAGTTTATTTTGTGCCATATAAGCTCTTACAATTTGCCAACCTGTATATTGACCCAATCGCCCTGGAGAATCGGTATCAATTTCTTCTAAATAAAATTTAGAAAACGGTGCAGGGTTTATAAATCTACCTAGTAGTTTAGAATCCGTGCTAAATAACAACTCACGTTCTACAAAGTAGCGCCAAATATAACTCTCGTTAGCAATGGCCCAATCTAGCTGTTCCTGTGAATACCCAATACGTTCGGCATCTGTTTTAAAAGGAATTACAGCATCTTTAAAATAAAGCAATTTTCCAAAATATATCATTTCATCCAGCAAGGTCTTATTTTCACCTTGATAGATGTATTTTTTTGCATATTCCTCTGCCAAATCAACCACAATTTGCTCCTTCTTTAAATTTTCACTTATATACTTCGGAATGCTACTATAAAATTCATGTTCGCCTCCTAAATATGTGTCCAAAGCCAATATAGCTATGGTATCTGTAATTATAACTCTATTCCTATAATCTACGTTACTTGTTGTGGTAATAACTCTTGGTGGAGTAAATTCTGGAAAATAATACTTTAAATGATTAAATAAAGATTCTATTTCCAGCTCCGTTTGTTCAAAATTTTGAAATTCTTTTTTAACAGCATTAAATAATGCTACTTGTAATGTATCCTTTATTCTAGCAATCCAAAACGAATCTTTATATTTTTCTGAAAACATAAAAGGATATGCCTTCTTTAGTTTTGGCAAACTTTCCTGAGTGGTGTTTGCAAATAATAAATCAAAACGTTCTACTTCAATATCTGTATTTATACTAGCTATTTCATTTTCTAAAACATTATCGTTTTTACAAGAAATAACTACAACTATTATTATTAAGCACAATAATAAATTCTTCATATAAAACTTACACGACATAAATTTTTATTAATTGGGTGATTCGTTTATTTTTGTTTGCAAAGGTACTATTCTTAGATTTAAATTCATTTAAAATGCAAACAGAAAAAGTTGTAGATTATATAGTTAACTGGTTAAAAGATTACGCAACAAATGCAGGTGTTAATGGTTTTGTAATAGGTATTTCGGGCGGTATAGATTCTGCCGTAACCTCAACCTTATGCGCAAAAACAGGCCTTAACGTGCTATGCATTGAAATGCCTATTCATCAAGCTGAAAGTCATGTAACTAGAGCACAAGAACATATAACACAACTAAAAAATCGATTTGATAATGTAAGTGATACGCGTACTAATTTAACCCCCGTTTTTGAAGCATTTAAAACTGAAGTGTTTTTTGATGGGGATCAAGCGACAATAGATATGGCTCTGGCTAATACTAGAGCACGATTACGAATGACAACACTTTACTATTACGCAGGACTTTATAAATTATTAGTGGCTGGTACAGGAAATAAAGTAGAAGACTTTGGTGTTGGTTTTTACACTAAATATGGTGATGGCGGTGTTGATTTAAGTCCAATCGCTGATTTGGTAAAATCTGAAGTCTATAAAATAGGAAGCTATCTACAAGTACCTGAGTCTATTATACAAGCGGCACCTAGCGATGGCTTATTTGGTGATGCCAGAAGCGATGAAGACCAAATAGGCGCGTCTTATCCAGAGCTAGAATGGGCAATGAAAATGGACGATGAAGGCAAAAATGCAAATGACTTTTCTGGCAGAGAATTAGATGTTTTTAAAATCTACAAACGTTTCAATACAGCAAATAAACATAAGATGATTCCTATACCTATCTGCAACATTCCCAACTATTTAATGTAGGATTTTGTAGGTTATTCAAAAAATCACTACATTTACGGCAAGCTTACTCTCTCAATTATAATACTAATCTCTAACTGAATATTATAAAAGCTTTAATTATGATAAAATTATTAATAGCAGACAACCACCCGATCACAAGAAAGGGGCTTGAGGTTCTGTTTTCTGCATCTCCCAACATTAAAATTGTAGGAAGCGTTGAAGATGGCGAGGCCATCTTGGAATTTATTAAAAAAAACCCTGTAGACATTATTTTAACCGAAGCAGATTTCCCAAAGCTAAATGGGTTAACTGTTTTACGTTATTTAAAGAACGACTATCCGGACATTAAAACCATAATTTTTAGTGGTCAACCGGAAGAAGTTTATGCCATAAACGCCATCAAAGCTGGTGCTTCTGGATATTTAAATAAATCTGTAAATGTTATCAGTATTAACGAGGCGATATTAAAAGTACACGATGGAGGGATTCATTTAAGTAACGAATTAACTCAACAATTAGCATTTGGAAATAGAGTTAATAAAAGTGGTACTTTTTACAAAAAACTCTCTACTAGAGAAGCCGAAGTGTTAAAACTTTTAACTGTAGGTAGAAAAAACAAAGAAATTTCCAAAGAGTTGGACATTAACGAAAAAACGGTTAGTACTTACAAAGCAAGATTAATGCGTAAGTTAAAAGTTACTAACTTAGTTGATTTGGTTAATCAAGCCAAACTAAGTGAGCAATTACTATAGCACACGACTTAATTTTCTAGAGAGTAGCATTTTTAAGCCAGAATAGTCTTTGACTTCTTCAAGAATATTTCTATTTACATCGTTTTTTCTTTGTAATGTTTCTTGCTGAAATTCCTTAACTTTTTGGTCTATTAAAAAGCATCTTAAGCTTAAAATCGTTTCGCTAACCAATTGTGCAATACTTTGTGTTTTTTCTTTAGGAAAAATATTCATGCGTTTCCAGTCATCTAATGTGTAACGCTCATCTTCCATTAAAATAGATGTGATTTCATTAGATGTTTGGTTATCAACTGTATTTATAAACGATTTAAGTTCAAAATGCGGATTTTGATTTAGTGCATCTATAATACTGTAATACAGATTTTTAAATTGTGCATTAGAAAATTCCATTTCATCATCTTGAAGGTCTAGAAATATTTTTTCGAAGACCTTCGCTTGATGAATTACTGGTTCTAAAATCAATTCACCTTTATCATTTTCTTTTAAAACTAAATCCTCAAAATCTTCTACTTTATTTCCATAGAGTAATAGAACTTCAATAATCTTTCGTTCTAACACATACTGTACATCAACTTTCTTTATAGGTTCCTGATGTTTGATAACCTCAAATGCTTTTTGATCTTTTTTAAACTGCTTATTTTCTTCTTGAAACTCCTTTTTATTAATTTGAGCTAGTGTACTAAACAAAACGTCTTCACTAATATCCATTATTCTGGCACACTCCTGAATATAAATTTCTTTTTTTATTTGATCCGGTATTTTAGAAATGCTATTTACAATATCTCTAACGGTATCGGCCTTTTTAATAGGATCATTTTTTGACTCTTCAAATAAAACAGAGGCTTTAAATTGAATAAAGTCTTTGGAATTCTCATCTAAATACGAAGTAAGTTCTTCCAGTGTGTTTTGTTTTGCAAAACTATCTGGGTCTTCACCTTCAGGAAAAGTACAAACTTTTACATTCATACCTTGCTCTAGAATAAGGTCTATACCTCGTAATGAAGCACGCATACCAGCAGCATCACCATCAAAAAGTACTGTGATGTTTTTTGTTAGCCTGTTTATAAGCCTAATTTGCTCGGATGTTAATGCCGTTCCAGATGAGGATACTACATTTTTCACGCCTGTTTGATGAAATTGAATAACATCTGTATAGCCTTCAACTAAATAACAATTATTTTCTTTAGCAATACCTTGTTTGGCATGATAAATACCATATAGCACGTTACTTTTATGGTAAATATCACTTTCGGGAGAGTTTAGATATTTAGCCGCTTTCTTATCATTCGTTAATATACGCCCACCAAATCCCAAAACACGGCCACTCATACTTTTAATA from Flavivirga abyssicola includes the following:
- the mrdA gene encoding penicillin-binding protein 2 — encoded protein: MRQLLLFASIIFVGLLFLSRLFYLQIYTSNEYDLFDDNAIRKVYDYPKRGFIYDRNGKLLVANQPSYDVMVIPREVEPLDTLEFCSLLKIDKEQFIKTYNKARRYSPRLASVFLSHLSKEDYAALQEKMRKFKGFYIQKRSLRHYQTTIGANVLGDIGEVNTSDLKRDLYYRMGDLKGKQGVEASYEKILRGVKGIKFIQKDRFNRNIGPYKTGKFDTIPEQGKDITITIDSKLQEYGELLMQNKRGGVIAIEPSSGEILAMVAAPTYDPNILVGRERSKNFTKLIRDSIAKPLFNRSIQGVYEPGSPFKLMNALIGLQEGVITPNETVTCYAGYKYGNRFMKCHCYIGKRNNMVSGIQESCNAYFATTYRKILDKDGNASTGIDTWSKHAKSFGLGNFLNNDLFVGQKGRIPNRAYYKHVYPKTFYSTYTISNAIGQGEVATTPIQLANMVAAIANRGYYYTPHIIKSIEDKTLPENFTKAKYTTVDKAHFEPVIEGMLQVYKKGTAASLQVKDIEICGKTGTVENFAIIDSLKTQLTDHSIFVAFAPKNDPKIAIAVFVENGYWGSRFAGKIASLMIEKHVKGEITRKDLEEWILRHSLEDEYAKPYSGEPFKINKQTRLQLVDDSEYKQLKRRLRKIQNP
- the mreC gene encoding rod shape-determining protein MreC — encoded protein: MQQIINFIIRNKNFLLFLLLFSFSILFTIQSHSYHKSKFINSANFLTGGIYNSANNISAYLSLKSQNKLLSEENKRLKSLLYNLKNVTEENIPDSLKKPYYFSNAQVIKNNYSATDNVLLINKGANDSIKQDFGVITTQGIVGIIDKTSGNYATVISILNTTSSISAQLKKDNHFGTLEWDAKNPAFIQLTDIPKIANVMVGDTIVTSGRSSIFPKDINIGIVENYKLDAAENYYEINVKLFNDMTNLEHVYIIENINKPEITDLLNE
- the gldC gene encoding gliding motility protein GldC, producing MSEKMTSKIELNVELDANRVPEKLYWTAQDGGITNEEAKAMMLAVWDSKVQETLRIDLWTKDMPVDEMKVFFHQTLVAMSDTFNRATQDEKMTATMKDFCDYFAEKLELNKS
- the rodA gene encoding rod shape-determining protein RodA — encoded protein: MVRETNKYFKFDWTTIILFFLLVGFGWLNILSASHTGGDIDYFDLSHSYGKQLVFIFLTFVLIILLLGIDAKFYERFSSIIYLVSMLSLIGLFIFGKNVNGATSWYAIGGMTLQPSEFAKTATALAVAKHISDLNTNINSFKDQIQTFIIIIIPAILVLLQNDTGSTIVYGAFFFVLYREGLPKYYLSIGISVIILSVLALKFGALTASIISSILILGYHFKNRKKFSLFQALFALLLSVGLSFGVKFFYQNVIPPHQQDRISLWLRLEKDPVKLQQMKKTFAYNLNESEKAISSGGFTGKGFMEGTRTTGKFVPEQHTDYIFSTVGEEWGFLGCSFVVVLFVLLLLRILHLAELQKSQFSRVYGYGVASIIFIHFLINIGMVMGLIPTIGIPLPLFSYGGSGLWAFTILIFIFIKLDSNRINEW
- a CDS encoding response regulator; translation: MIKLLIADNHPITRKGLEVLFSASPNIKIVGSVEDGEAILEFIKKNPVDIILTEADFPKLNGLTVLRYLKNDYPDIKTIIFSGQPEEVYAINAIKAGASGYLNKSVNVISINEAILKVHDGGIHLSNELTQQLAFGNRVNKSGTFYKKLSTREAEVLKLLTVGRKNKEISKELDINEKTVSTYKARLMRKLKVTNLVDLVNQAKLSEQLL
- the gldB gene encoding gliding motility lipoprotein GldB; the protein is MKNLLLCLIIIVVVISCKNDNVLENEIASINTDIEVERFDLLFANTTQESLPKLKKAYPFMFSEKYKDSFWIARIKDTLQVALFNAVKKEFQNFEQTELEIESLFNHLKYYFPEFTPPRVITTTSNVDYRNRVIITDTIAILALDTYLGGEHEFYSSIPKYISENLKKEQIVVDLAEEYAKKYIYQGENKTLLDEMIYFGKLLYFKDAVIPFKTDAERIGYSQEQLDWAIANESYIWRYFVERELLFSTDSKLLGRFINPAPFSKFYLEEIDTDSPGRLGQYTGWQIVRAYMAQNKLSLKDMLITSPEDIFNNSKFKPRK
- the def gene encoding peptide deformylase, whose translation is MKKLILEIFILSCIMGCSSTKNMEVNSFSSDEIKRINSADSLTPMRVFKINNKKDSLLLRTKSSYIKPDPNNKALQLFIKRLHTTVIDSMSMGVGIAAPQVGILKNIIWVQRFDKENFPFEVYLNPKIIKYSEDKQTVKEGCLSIPNRTETLNSRAQSITIEYDTMKEEHKTETIKSFTSVIFQHEIDHLSGILYLDHLDKEIRDAKKPKTN
- a CDS encoding rod shape-determining protein MreD, which encodes MNNLLSVNSVRFIVLVLIQVLIFNNINFWGYINPYPYILFIAFFPVKSNRVMIILSGFLLGLIVDMFLDSGGIHAAACVFIAYVRPVILKFSFGTMYEHHNMKFGAVEFGSKMTYITLLVGLHHIILFSLEIFSLPKIILVLQKTLFSGIFTILLSTIITIIFSRKSK
- the dnaG gene encoding DNA primase; translated protein: MISATTIDQVFEASRVEEVIGDFVNLKKAGTNFKGLSPFSDERSPSFMVSPVKQIWKDFSTGKGGTAVSFLMEHEHFTYPEAIKYLAKKYNIEIEETEQSNEQKEQANERESLYLVSEFANTYFQSILHKTDQGKSIGLSYFKERGFTQETIKKFDLGYSLDEWQAFTDEALKQGYNIDYLQKTGLTIVKEDKRFDRFKGRVMFPIKSMSGRVLGFGGRILTNDKKAAKYLNSPESDIYHKSNVLYGIYHAKQGIAKENNCYLVEGYTDVIQFHQTGVKNVVSSSGTALTSEQIRLINRLTKNITVLFDGDAAGMRASLRGIDLILEQGMNVKVCTFPEGEDPDSFAKQNTLEELTSYLDENSKDFIQFKASVLFEESKNDPIKKADTVRDIVNSISKIPDQIKKEIYIQECARIMDISEDVLFSTLAQINKKEFQEENKQFKKDQKAFEVIKHQEPIKKVDVQYVLERKIIEVLLLYGNKVEDFEDLVLKENDKGELILEPVIHQAKVFEKIFLDLQDDEMEFSNAQFKNLYYSIIDALNQNPHFELKSFINTVDNQTSNEITSILMEDERYTLDDWKRMNIFPKEKTQSIAQLVSETILSLRCFLIDQKVKEFQQETLQRKNDVNRNILEEVKDYSGLKMLLSRKLSRVL
- the nadE gene encoding NAD(+) synthase; this encodes MQTEKVVDYIVNWLKDYATNAGVNGFVIGISGGIDSAVTSTLCAKTGLNVLCIEMPIHQAESHVTRAQEHITQLKNRFDNVSDTRTNLTPVFEAFKTEVFFDGDQATIDMALANTRARLRMTTLYYYAGLYKLLVAGTGNKVEDFGVGFYTKYGDGGVDLSPIADLVKSEVYKIGSYLQVPESIIQAAPSDGLFGDARSDEDQIGASYPELEWAMKMDDEGKNANDFSGRELDVFKIYKRFNTANKHKMIPIPICNIPNYLM